The Armatimonadota bacterium genome includes a window with the following:
- a CDS encoding multidrug ABC transporter substrate-binding protein, giving the protein MSVWQSILSGLQELLAHKLRSFLTMLGVIFGVAAVIAMVSIGEGARREAMEQLRLLGVDVVRVMRKPLAGAALEKAQEKSPHGLNYGDALAARQILKYATRVVAVRQVQAELGVEGAPVSVRVLGASPGLPEVTRSEIARGRFLTDEDEQKAARVCVLGSGIRRRLFGFEDPIGKTIKLSGIPFTVVGAIAEKVIPAKTVVEIPDQNFDIYIPITVSIRTFLMYSEQPVPSNVRAVVQTLRAMTAKQALEVSPVSAIIIQSGSEAAAPETAQILDRMLKRRHRGVDDYTIEVPAELIRQSQETQRVFNIVMGAIAGISLVVGGIGIMNIMLATVTQRTREIGIRRCVGATRGDVLRQFLLEALVITVLGGLIGVALGVGGATAISQYAGWTTVVSVQAILLSLFVASAVGVIFGLYPAVRAAYVDPITALRYE; this is encoded by the coding sequence GTGAGCGTCTGGCAGTCAATTCTCAGCGGGTTGCAGGAGCTGCTGGCGCACAAGCTGCGCTCGTTTCTCACCATGCTGGGCGTCATCTTCGGAGTGGCGGCCGTCATCGCGATGGTCTCCATCGGCGAGGGAGCGCGCAGGGAAGCGATGGAGCAGCTCAGGCTTCTGGGGGTGGACGTGGTACGCGTGATGCGAAAGCCGCTGGCCGGAGCGGCCCTGGAGAAGGCGCAGGAGAAGTCCCCCCACGGGCTGAACTACGGCGACGCGCTGGCCGCGCGTCAGATTCTGAAATACGCCACGCGCGTGGTGGCGGTGAGGCAGGTGCAGGCTGAGCTGGGAGTGGAAGGCGCACCCGTCTCTGTCCGGGTTCTGGGAGCCTCCCCGGGGCTGCCTGAAGTCACGCGCAGCGAGATCGCCCGGGGACGATTCCTGACGGATGAGGACGAGCAAAAAGCGGCGCGCGTCTGCGTGCTGGGATCGGGAATCCGGCGCAGACTTTTCGGTTTCGAGGACCCCATTGGAAAGACCATCAAGCTCTCCGGCATCCCGTTCACGGTGGTGGGAGCGATCGCCGAGAAGGTCATTCCAGCAAAGACCGTGGTCGAGATTCCTGATCAAAACTTTGACATCTATATACCTATCACGGTCTCCATCCGCACCTTCCTGATGTACTCGGAGCAGCCCGTCCCCTCCAACGTGCGCGCGGTTGTCCAGACGCTGAGGGCTATGACCGCAAAACAGGCTCTGGAGGTCAGTCCGGTAAGCGCCATCATCATCCAGTCTGGCTCGGAGGCAGCCGCGCCGGAGACCGCCCAGATCCTGGACCGGATGCTGAAGCGCAGGCATCGAGGGGTGGACGACTACACCATAGAAGTGCCTGCGGAGCTCATTCGGCAGAGCCAGGAGACGCAGCGGGTGTTCAACATCGTGATGGGGGCGATCGCGGGCATCTCTCTGGTGGTGGGCGGCATCGGCATCATGAACATCATGCTGGCCACCGTCACGCAACGCACGCGGGAGATCGGCATCCGCCGGTGCGTGGGAGCCACACGAGGCGACGTGCTCCGTCAGTTCCTGCTGGAGGCGCTGGTCATCACAGTGCTGGGCGGGTTGATTGGGGTAGCGCTCGGGGTGGGAGGGGCCACCGCAATCTCGCAATACGCGGGATGGACCACGGTGGTCAGTGTGCAGGCTATCCTGCTGAGCCTGTTCGTGGCGAGCGCCGTGGGGGTGATCTTCGGGCTGTATCCGGCCGTGCGTGCAGCCTACGTGGATCCCATCACGGCCCTGCGCTATGAGTAA